A genomic window from Ursus arctos isolate Adak ecotype North America unplaced genomic scaffold, UrsArc2.0 scaffold_25, whole genome shotgun sequence includes:
- the LOC113267312 gene encoding alpha-1-antitrypsin-like → MPSSITWGLLLLAGLCCLAPRSLAEGLQGDAVQDTDASQHDHEDHAEPACHKIAPNLADFAFSMYRQVAHESNKTNIFFSPVSIATAFALLSLGAKGDTHSQIMKGLGFNLTERAEGEVHRAFQQLLHTLNHPDNQLQLTAGNGLFISENIKLLNKFLEDVKSLYHSEAFSINFGDTEAAKKQINDYVEKGTQGKIVDLVQDLDKATVFALVNYIFFKGKWEKPFEAEHTSVEDFHVDEHTTVQVPMMSRLGMFDVHHCEKLSSWVLLMDYVGNATAIFLLPDQGKMQQLEDTLTKEVLAKFLEHRHTRSASLRLPKMSISGTYDLKTVLSKMGITKVFSNEAELSGITEKEPLMLSKGLHKAVLTIDEKGTEAAGTTVLEAIPMSMPPGVDFNSPFLVIIYDRNTKSPLFVGKVVDPTQK, encoded by the exons ATGCCATCCTCCATCACCTGGGGCCTCCTCCTGCTGGCGGGGCTGTGCTGCCTGGCCCCCCGCTCCCTGGCTGAGGGTCTCCAGGGAGACGCTGTCCAGGACACCGATGCTTCCCAGCACGATCACGAGGACCACGCGGAGCCAGCCTGCCACAAGATCGCCCCGAACCTGGCCGACTTCGCCTTCAGCATGTATCGCCAGGTGGCTCATGAGTCCAACAAAACCAACATCTTCTTCTCCCCCGTGAGCATCGCTACGGCCTTTGCGTTGCTCTCTCTGGGGGCCAAGGGCGACACTCACTCCCAGATCATGAAGGGCCTCGGTTTCAACCTCACTGAGAGAGCAGAGGGTGAGGTCCACCGAGCCTTCCAGCAACTCCTCCACACCCTGAACCACCCCGACAACCAGCTACAGCTGACCGCTGGCAACGGTCTCTTCATCTCTGAGAACATTAAGCTATTGAATAAGTTTTTGGAGGATGTCAAGAGCCTGTACCACTCAGAAGCCTTCTCCATCAACTTCGGGGACACCGAGGCGGCCAAGAAACAGATCAACGATTATGTAGAGAAGGGAACCCAAGGAAAAATTGTGGATTTGGTCCAAGATCTTGACAAAGCCACAGTTTTTGCTCTGgtgaattacattttctttaaag gcAAATGGGAGAAGCCCTTCGAGGCGGAGCACACCTCGGTGGAGGACTTCCACGTGGACGAGCACACCACGGTCCAGGTGCCCATGATGAGTCGCCTGGGCATGTTCGACGTCCACCACTGCGAAAAGCTGTCCAGCTGGGTGCTGCTCATGGACTACGTGGGCAATGCCACCGCCATCTTCCTCCTCCCCGACCAGGGCAAGATGCAGCAGCTGGAGGACACACTGACCAAGGAAGTCCTGGCCAAGTTCCTGGAACACAGACACACCAG GTCTGCCAGTTTACGTTTGCCCAAAATGTCCATTTCTGGAACCTACGATCTGAAAACCGTCCTgagcaaaatgggcatcaccaagGTCTTCAGCAACGAGGCTGAGCTCTCGGGGATCACGGAGAAAGAGCCCCTGATGCTGTCCAAG GGGCTGCATAAGGCTGTGCTGACCATCGACGAGAAAGGGACGGAAGCTGCTGGGACCACGGTTCTGGAAGCCATCCCCATGTCGATGCCGCCAGGGGTCGACTTCAACAGCCCCTTCCTCGTCATCATCTATGATAGAAACACCAAGAGCCCCCTCTTCGTGGGAAAGGTGGTGGACCCCACCCAGAAGTAA
- the LOC113267162 gene encoding LOW QUALITY PROTEIN: alpha-1-antiproteinase 2-like (The sequence of the model RefSeq protein was modified relative to this genomic sequence to represent the inferred CDS: inserted 1 base in 1 codon), producing the protein MAYPDGCSSCEEMGDEAHGVQESLGHSRPGWASGCVSLGKILPLLGSSLMTLPSSITWILLLLXGLCCQVPGSLHASRQDSNLHQHVPFPSIATKLANFALSLYHELAHQSNNNIIFSPVNIGMAFAKLSLGTKGDSRTQILQDLDFNFKETPKATVHKGLQHFLHTLNLSDGQFQLASRTILFSDKNRKEVHTFLEAVMKLSHFSINLRDTEEATKQINQYIEKETQGKTVGLVQDLDKDKTLVLVNYIFFHGFCED; encoded by the exons ATGGCCTACCCTGACGGCTGTAGCAGCTGCGAGGAAATGGGGGATGAAGCGCATGGAGTCCAGGAGAGTCTGGGCCACAGTCGGCCAGGATGGGCTTCTGGCTGTGTGTCACTGGGCAAGATCTTACCCCTTCTGGGCAGCAGCCTCAT GACCTTGCCATCCTCCATCACCTGGATTCTCCTCCTGC GCGGGCTGTGCTGTCAGGTTCCCGGCTCCCTGCATGCATCCAGGCAGGATTCCAACCTCCATCAGCATGTTCCCTTCCCCAGCATAGCCACCAAACTGGCCAACTTTGCCCTCAGCCTGTACCATGAACTGGCCCATCAGTCTAACAACAACATCATCTTCTCCCCAGTGAACATTGGGATGGCCTTTGCTAAGCTCTCCCTGGGGACCAAAGGTGACAGTCGCACCCAGATCTTGCAAGACCTAGATTTTAACTTCAAGGAGACACCTAAGGCCACTGTCCACAAAGGCTTACAGCATTTCCTCCACACCCTCAACCTCTCAGATGGCCAGTTCCAGCTGGCCAGCAGAACTATACTATTCAGTGATAAGAATCGGAAGGAAGTGCATACGTTTTTGGAGGCCGTCATGAAGCTGTCTCACTTCTCCATCAACCTCAGAGACACTGAGGAGGCCACAAAACAGATCAACCAGTATATAGAGAAGGAAACCCAAGGAAAAACTGTGGGTTTGGTCCAAGATCTTGACAAAGACAAAACTCTTGTTCtggtgaattacattttttttcatg GTTTCTGTGAGGACTGA